The Pseudophaeobacter arcticus DSM 23566 genome includes a region encoding these proteins:
- a CDS encoding ParB/RepB/Spo0J family partition protein, with protein sequence MTPPNWQNVQSLPVADIEIEERLRIASDTAVASIVSSIQEVGSILQPLLVRRVKTGYRLMDGLHRLTAAKQVGLEEVPVKVSDCTNDQAIRIEVDANVAGAPLSALDMAVFLAAHKELYERENPETKRAFKANQARRGDCTDIMSVQSFASNAAEVFGKGERQIFRLISVGEKLSREEITLLRKAPKKVQFKDLEHIAKCGEPEDRSAICMALGTGEAKSAKEVLDRKKAAGAQVQSTTGQQVSKLKDAYSRAKKAARKEFVRLHCDELIELIHEIAFEEDKAAEVVPFTSTREAGQ encoded by the coding sequence ATGACCCCTCCAAATTGGCAGAATGTTCAATCCCTGCCGGTCGCAGATATTGAAATAGAAGAGCGCCTGCGCATCGCCTCCGACACGGCAGTCGCCAGTATCGTTTCATCCATTCAGGAAGTCGGCAGCATCCTGCAACCCTTGTTGGTGCGCCGGGTCAAAACCGGCTATCGCCTGATGGACGGGCTGCACCGCCTGACCGCCGCGAAGCAGGTCGGCCTGGAAGAAGTACCGGTCAAAGTGAGCGATTGTACCAATGACCAGGCCATCCGTATTGAGGTTGATGCCAATGTGGCTGGTGCCCCGCTTTCGGCACTGGATATGGCGGTATTTCTTGCTGCCCATAAGGAGCTCTATGAGCGCGAAAACCCCGAGACGAAGCGAGCTTTCAAAGCCAACCAGGCAAGGCGTGGCGATTGTACTGACATAATGTCAGTACAATCATTTGCCTCCAACGCTGCAGAGGTGTTTGGCAAGGGTGAACGCCAAATCTTCCGCCTGATCAGCGTGGGCGAGAAGCTCTCCAGAGAAGAAATCACCCTCCTCCGCAAAGCCCCAAAGAAGGTGCAGTTCAAAGACCTGGAACACATCGCCAAATGCGGCGAGCCAGAAGACCGGAGCGCGATCTGCATGGCCCTGGGCACCGGAGAAGCCAAATCAGCAAAAGAGGTGCTGGACCGCAAAAAGGCGGCAGGCGCGCAGGTACAATCCACCACGGGGCAGCAGGTCTCAAAGCTCAAAGACGCCTATTCCCGCGCCAAGAAGGCCGCCCGGAAAGAGTTTGTCAGACTGCATTGCGATGAGCTGATCGAGCTGATCCACGAGATTGCCTTTGAAGAAGACAAGGCGGCCGAGGTTGTCCCCTTCACCAGCACGCGTGAGGCGGGGCAATGA
- a CDS encoding transposase domain-containing protein produces MSVDITPDQEWWSAEQIAEARFPGLPGTARGVNIFAMREGWRGAPGAIMRKPGRGGGLFYHWSVLPFNARLKLIERDAERKIEHPEESLDRGRAWAEYESTSQKAKDTAAERLDALNKVELLHLSGATHVVAVEVIAKEKDVSARTVYNWLAMVEGVADADRLAYLAPRAPKKRVKKEDRAQYLPFMDWLQSAFLRLEQPTFAQSYRAATREAKRQGWDYPILKTAKRWVDAEVPRTTQVFKRQGMNGLMRCFPAQIRDRSSLSALEAVNADCHKIDVFVKWPDGTVNRPQIVVFQDLYSNKFLSWRVDHDPNKVMVMAAFGEMVDKWGIPKRCLFDNGHEFANKWMTAGAPTRFRFKVRETDPVGVLPLLGIKMHWATPAHGQAKPIERGFRDIASDVAKDPRFAGAYVGNRPEAKPENYGSRAIPLEEFLEVLEEGFEEHNARLGRRSDTANGRSFDETFAESYAKTTRPRATEEQRNLWLMGQDTKKLHKQNGSLTFHKNIYHCAWMSQEANKNVVVRFDPEDLHSGVHIYAPSGEYMGFAECQQKIGFFSHEDARATAKKKRAIVKAEKKLAELHAPVSPEQLAEDLRQTRAQTKVTPLVEAKVVSPVFANRVSASNFRDHNSPAAEAAQDALIFEMSTAKQRRKPKAAPTEKFAVAKDPDARFHQALEIQERQNAGAPVGEREASWLDGYQTHPEFEARIELHKSFGSNDAG; encoded by the coding sequence ATGAGCGTGGATATCACCCCTGATCAGGAATGGTGGTCTGCAGAGCAGATAGCCGAGGCGCGCTTTCCTGGTCTGCCTGGAACGGCGCGAGGCGTGAACATCTTCGCCATGCGCGAAGGCTGGCGCGGTGCACCAGGGGCGATCATGCGTAAGCCCGGGCGCGGCGGTGGTCTGTTTTATCACTGGTCCGTGCTGCCCTTTAACGCCCGTTTAAAGCTGATTGAACGGGACGCAGAACGTAAAATTGAGCACCCGGAAGAGAGCCTGGATCGCGGTCGGGCCTGGGCGGAATACGAGAGCACCAGCCAGAAGGCAAAAGACACGGCTGCTGAACGGCTGGATGCGCTCAACAAAGTAGAGCTCTTGCACCTGAGCGGTGCGACCCATGTCGTGGCTGTTGAAGTGATCGCAAAGGAAAAGGATGTCAGTGCCCGCACGGTCTACAACTGGTTGGCAATGGTTGAAGGCGTAGCAGATGCGGACCGCCTGGCCTATCTGGCACCTCGCGCGCCAAAGAAGCGGGTCAAGAAAGAAGACCGTGCGCAGTACCTCCCCTTTATGGACTGGCTGCAAAGCGCCTTTCTGCGGCTGGAACAGCCGACCTTCGCGCAAAGCTATCGCGCCGCCACTCGGGAAGCAAAGCGACAGGGCTGGGACTACCCGATCCTGAAGACCGCCAAACGCTGGGTGGACGCCGAGGTGCCGCGCACCACGCAGGTGTTCAAGCGCCAGGGTATGAATGGCCTCATGCGCTGCTTCCCGGCGCAGATCCGCGACCGGTCCTCTCTATCTGCCCTGGAAGCGGTCAACGCCGACTGTCACAAGATCGATGTCTTCGTGAAGTGGCCAGATGGCACGGTAAATCGCCCTCAGATCGTGGTGTTCCAGGACCTCTACTCAAACAAGTTCCTGTCCTGGCGGGTGGATCACGACCCCAACAAGGTCATGGTAATGGCAGCCTTTGGTGAGATGGTAGACAAATGGGGCATTCCCAAACGCTGCCTGTTTGATAATGGCCATGAGTTTGCCAACAAGTGGATGACAGCCGGGGCCCCTACGCGCTTTCGATTTAAAGTCCGTGAGACCGATCCAGTTGGCGTGCTGCCACTCCTGGGCATTAAGATGCATTGGGCGACGCCAGCGCATGGGCAGGCAAAGCCAATTGAGCGAGGCTTTCGTGACATTGCCAGCGACGTGGCAAAGGATCCGCGCTTTGCCGGTGCCTACGTTGGCAACCGACCCGAGGCCAAGCCGGAGAACTACGGCAGTCGTGCCATCCCGCTGGAAGAGTTTCTTGAGGTTCTGGAAGAGGGCTTTGAAGAGCACAACGCCCGCCTTGGGCGGCGGTCTGACACTGCAAATGGCCGTTCCTTTGATGAGACCTTTGCCGAGAGCTACGCCAAAACCACGCGCCCAAGGGCAACAGAAGAACAGCGCAATCTCTGGCTCATGGGACAAGACACCAAGAAGCTGCACAAACAAAACGGCAGCCTCACCTTCCACAAGAATATCTATCACTGTGCCTGGATGAGCCAGGAAGCGAACAAGAATGTAGTTGTCCGCTTTGACCCTGAGGATCTGCACAGCGGCGTCCATATCTACGCGCCCTCCGGCGAATACATGGGCTTTGCTGAGTGTCAGCAAAAGATCGGCTTCTTTAGCCATGAAGACGCCAGGGCGACCGCTAAGAAGAAGCGCGCGATTGTGAAGGCAGAGAAGAAACTGGCAGAGCTGCACGCACCCGTTTCTCCGGAACAGCTCGCAGAGGATCTGAGGCAGACCCGCGCCCAAACCAAGGTCACGCCCTTGGTAGAAGCCAAAGTCGTGTCCCCAGTCTTTGCCAATCGCGTATCCGCCTCCAACTTCCGGGACCACAACTCCCCGGCAGCCGAGGCCGCACAGGATGCCCTCATTTTTGAGATGAGCACGGCCAAACAGAGACGCAAACCCAAAGCAGCACCAACAGAGAAGTTCGCAGTGGCGAAAGATCCGGATGCGCGCTTCCACCAGGCGCTGGAAATCCAGGAACGGCAAAACGCGGGCGCTCCGGTGGGCGAGCGGGAGGCGAGCTGGCTGGACGGGTATCAGACCCACCCGGAATTTGAGGCTCGCATTGAGCTTCACAAGAGCTTCGGCAGCAACGACGCCGGATAG
- a CDS encoding AAA family ATPase gives MSQQMEIGNSVQPLTNVAAMATLVKELQGRTFGMPGLGVFYGYPGYGKTFGAIYCATTFDVIHISMQGDWTKKTFLERLLMELGVPPKRTIPDMVSQACEELAIDGRTLIVDESDYAFRRGIIELIRDLHDGSDTPIVMIGMEEFPQKLQKYELIHSRVMSWAAAEPAILRDAKLLASVYAEGVEISEDLLDAIMVRNTGNVRRMVVDIAQVKSEALAQGVDAMSLEDWGGLQFRRKDAPSPRRGLK, from the coding sequence ATGTCACAGCAGATGGAAATCGGCAACAGCGTCCAACCCCTGACCAATGTGGCGGCGATGGCCACTTTGGTGAAGGAGTTGCAGGGCCGGACCTTTGGAATGCCAGGTCTTGGGGTGTTTTATGGCTATCCCGGCTATGGCAAGACCTTCGGCGCGATTTACTGCGCCACCACTTTTGACGTCATTCACATCTCCATGCAGGGGGATTGGACCAAGAAGACCTTCCTGGAACGTCTCTTGATGGAGCTCGGTGTGCCACCAAAGCGCACTATCCCGGATATGGTGTCGCAGGCCTGCGAAGAGCTGGCCATCGACGGGCGCACCTTGATTGTCGACGAGTCTGATTATGCCTTCCGGCGCGGCATCATTGAGCTGATCCGCGATCTGCACGACGGCTCTGACACCCCCATTGTCATGATCGGCATGGAGGAGTTTCCACAGAAGCTCCAGAAGTACGAGCTGATCCATAGTCGCGTGATGTCCTGGGCGGCTGCTGAGCCTGCCATTCTGCGCGACGCCAAGCTTCTGGCCTCAGTCTACGCAGAAGGCGTGGAGATCAGCGAGGACCTATTGGACGCGATTATGGTCCGCAACACCGGCAATGTGCGCCGCATGGTGGTTGATATTGCTCAGGTGAAAAGCGAAGCCCTGGCACAGGGTGTCGATGCAATGTCGCTGGAGGATTGGGGCGGGCTACAGTTCCGCCGCAAGGATGCGCCGTCTCCACGCCGGGGGCTGAAGTAA